A genomic window from Anopheles ziemanni chromosome X, idAnoZiCoDA_A2_x.2, whole genome shotgun sequence includes:
- the LOC131290824 gene encoding probable glucosamine 6-phosphate N-acetyltransferase: MGGHRYEEELSLYDPSLLLGLDFFRSPAGFNPRISAAVPGETWLKVRPLQTGDYNRGFLQILSQLTKVGDVSLTQFLNRFAQMRASGDYYVTVIVDTRHDKIIGSATLVLERKFIHGCGTRGRLEDVVVDDTYRGKQLGKLIVVTVTLLAEQLGCYKMSLDCKDKLIPFYKSIGYALEPGNANTMNIRYENGTISANRTGANCKPDDTEPS; encoded by the exons ATGGGGGGCCATAGGTACGAG GAGGAACTGTCCCTTTACGATCCTTCGCTACTATTGGGTTTGGATTTTTTCCGCTCGCCTGCCGGCTTCAACCCACGCATATCGGCAGCCGTGCCGGGAGAAACATGGCTGAAAGTCAGACCACTCCAAACCGGTGACTATAATCGGGGATTTCTCCAAATTTTGTCGCAACTTACTAAAGTTGGCGATGTATCGCTAACGCAGTTTTTAA ATCGCTTTGCACAAATGCGAGCAAGCGGTGATTACTATGTGACGGTCATAGTGGACACCAGGCACGATAAAATTATCGGCAGTGCAACACTGGTACTTGAACGTAAGTTTATTCACGGATGTGGTACTAGAGGCCGCCTGGAGGATGTGGTCGTTGACGATACGTATCGCGGGAAGCAGCTCGGTAAACT TATTGTCGTCACCGTAACCCTCCTAGCCGAACAGTTGGGTTGCTATAAAATGTCCCTGGATTGCAAAGATAAGTTGATTCCTTTCTACAAATCGATTGGATACGCACTGGAACCGGGCAATGCAAATACGATGAACATACGTTATGAAAACGGCACGATCAGTGCCAATCGTACCGGGGCTAACTGCAAGCCGGACGATACGGAACCATCCTGA
- the LOC131290459 gene encoding LOW QUALITY PROTEIN: N-terminal kinase-like protein (The sequence of the model RefSeq protein was modified relative to this genomic sequence to represent the inferred CDS: inserted 1 base in 1 codon; deleted 1 base in 1 codon) encodes MWSFFLRDSSKDFPYEIGDPVQQFDTKSIWSLHRGKRKNTNDEVSVFTYDIKSGTDIKFELAKAAVKRLKTLRHPSILQFLDSLETDKVLYVATEPVEPLGTHINKLATSGPQRDLYLAWGIFQITRALSFLNNDGNLRHNNVSVWSVFVNSSGEWKLGGLEYVSSTEVPAAPPIKIPPSLEIYDPPEKSDSNKLKSATKCSSDMWGLGCLVWEAFNGPLKTRGNLKNIEGIPKSLAPLYCELVGAAPASRPNPADVITKCRKPGGFFKNDLVDSLLFLEEIQIKDKAEKTRFFSALTGQLDNFPDTVCRHKILPQLITAYEYGDAGSAVLAPMFKLGRLLDEVEYQKRIVPCVVKLFASTDRVTRSRLLQQLDLFISHLQPNVVNDQIFPQIAHGFLDTNPTIREQTVKSIIHLAPKLNYNNLNVEVLRHFARLQSRDDQGGIRTNTTVCLGKIAPHLHPQVRQRVLVSAFIRAMRDPFPPSRVAGILALAATQQYFLLNEVAVRILPALCPLTMDPEKSVRDPAFKTIRGFLGKLEKVSEDPSLRESMEADVHTATPSLGNAAATWAGWAVTAVTAKFYRSQSDTARPRPPLTGKTLSKPASLEQPSSSSISTTTSSVTSMTSLEHESADTSASASDYGPDNWDQENWGDMDTSQDPSSPIAGTTPLLNTNLNMVGSVSDIRDGWDNEDWGSLEEDPNETALNEKDEDELNQAQQNQAHTMSXIPLISAGTVRLPPSRAPAISPARGGSSSSNSTTNNTMNSSLTESTVKASSNNSSSSNSTCTSTYISNSNNNTNNNLMNHTTSSPSKMIALKNMNNLLNTATTPPLTNTATSWTNCGAAVDGWGEGDFEPLEEPNLVGNIKMDEARRKREEKKMQRQRELEARRAARAGAGGGPLKLGAKKI; translated from the exons ATGTGGTCATTTTTCTTGCGCGATTCGTCGAAGGACTTCCCGTATGAAATTGGTGATCCAGTGCAACAGTTCGACACCAAAAGCATCTGGAGTCTGCACCGTGGCAAGCGAAAAAATACCAATGATGAGGTGTCAGTTTTCACGTATGACATCAAAAGTGGTACGGACATTAAGTTCGAGCTAGCGAAGGCCGCAGTGAAGCGATTGAAAACACTACGCCACCCGAGCATCCTACAGTTTCTGGACAGCCTGGAAACGGACAAGGTTTTGTACGTGGCAACCGAACCAGTCGAACCGTTGGGTACACACATCAATAAGTTGGCGACCAGTGGTCCCCAGCGGGATTTGTATTTGGCTTGGGGTATCTTTCAAATCACG CGGGCACTATCATTCCTCAACAACGATGGAAATTTACGCCATAACAACGTATCCGTTTGGTCGGTGTTTGTTAACTCCTCTGGCGAGTGGAAGCTAGGCGGCTTGGAGTATGTGTCGTCAACGGAGGTGCCGGCAGCTCCGCCAATCAAAATTCCGCCGTCGCTTGAAATATACGATCCGCCGGAGAAAAGCGATTCGAATAAGTTGAAATCGGCAACCAAGTGCTCCAGCGATATGTGGGGCCTTGGTTGCCTTGTCTGGGAGGCCTTCAATGGGCCACTCAAAACGAGGGGAAACCTTAAGAACATCGAGGGT ATACCAAAATCATTAGCTCCGTTATACTGCGAATTGGTCGGAGCAGCTCCAGCCAGTCGGCCGAATCCGGCCGACGTCATAACCAAGTGTCGTAAACCTGgtggatttttcaaaaatgatttGGTTGATTCATTGCTATTTCTAGaggaaattcaaatcaaggATAAGGCGGAAAAGACCCGATTTTTCAGCGCCTTAACAGGACAGTTAGATAATTTTCCAGACACTGTCTGCAG GCATAAAATTTTACCACAATTAATAACGGCCTACGAGTACGGAGACGCTGGATCGGCTGTGCTTGCTCCAATGTTTAAG TTGGGGCGCCTACTAGATGAAGTCGAATATCAGAAGCGGATCGTGCCGTGCGTTGTGAAGCTGTTTGCATCGACGGATCGTGTAACACGTTCGCGTTTATTACAACAGCTTGATCTGTTCATTTCGCACCTGCAACCGAATGTAGTGAACGATCAGATATTTCCGCAAATAGCGCACGGTTTTCTTGATACCAATCCGACGATAAGGGAACAAACAGTTAAA TCCATCATTCACCTAGCACCAAAGCTAAACTACAACAATTTGAACGTCGAAGTGCTGCGCCACTTTGCGCGCTTGCAATCTCGTGATGACCAAGGTGGAATCCGGACAAATACGACCGTTTGTTTGGGCAAAATTGCGCCACATCTGCATCCGCAG GTTCGACAGCGCGTGCTAGTGTCGGCGTTCATTAGAGCAATGCGGGATCCATTTCCACCATCGAGGGTAGCCGGCATATTGGCCCTCGCTGCGACACAGCAGTATTTTCTGCTGAACGAAGTCGCCGTTCGTATACTACCCGCGTTGTGTCCGCTAACGATGGACCCGGAAAAGTCGGTGCGCGATCCCGCCTTCAAGACGATTCGCGGTTTTCTTGGCAAGCTCGAAAAAGTATCGGAAGACCCTAGCCTACGGGAGAGTATGG AGGCCGACGTGCATACAGCGACACCGTCTTTAGGAAATGCCGCCGCCACTTGGGCTGGCTGGGCTGTGACGGCCGTAACCGCCAAGTTCTACCGAAGCCAAAGCGACACCGCACGACCGAGGCCGCCACTAACGGGTAAAACATTGAGTAAACCTGCTTCTTTGG AGCAACCGTCTAGCAGTAGCATTTCAACTACAACCAGCAGCGTCACGTCGATGACATCGCTCGAACATGAGAGCGCCGATACGTCGGCTTCCGCCAGCGATTACGGGCCGGACAACTGGGACCAGGAAAATTGGGGCGACATGGAC ACATCGCAAGATCCGAGCAGTCCGATAGCCGGTACGACTCCACTACTCAATACTAACCTGAATATGGTTGGAAGTGTGAGCGACATTCGTGACGGCTGGGACAATGAAGACTGGGGAAGTCTAGAGGAAGACCCG AACGAAACTGCGTTAAACGAGAAAGACGAGGATGAACTCAATCAAGCACAGCAAAACCAAGCGCATACAATGA GCATCCCCTTGATCAGCGCCGGTACGGTCCGTCTTCCACCGTCACGAGCGCCAGCAATATCGCCCGCTCGGGgagggagcagcagcagcaacagtacgACCAACAACACGATGAACTCGTCGCTCACA GAAAGCACGGTGAaggccagcagcaacaacagcagtagcagcaacagTACCTGCACCAGCACCTatatcagcaacagcaacaacaacaccaacaacaatcTAATGAACCACACCACTAGCAGTCCCAGTAAGATGATCGCGCTTAAGAACATGAACAATCTACTCAACA cagcaacaacaccaccgCTAACAAATACCGCTACCAGCTGGACTAATTGCGGTGCTGCAGTGGACGGCTGGGGCGAAGGTGATTTCGAGCCCCTGGAAGAACCCA ATCTTGTAGGTAACATTAAAATGGACGAAGCTCGAAGAAAACGAGAGGAGAAAAAGATGCAGCGCCAGCGGGAGCTGGAGGCTAGGCGTGCTGCCCGAGCTGGTGCCGGCGGAGGTCCCCTGAAGTTAGGTGCCAAAAAGATTTAA
- the LOC131290563 gene encoding 26S proteasome non-ATPase regulatory subunit 10-like, with the protein MMMSLFVICDGSCRDRGGEILEDNLVSNLAPTTGATVSPFVRVYQAQEKRMSAYLGSAEAQLTEVFSSKTNAVDAQSAQLNGKLLFDHRASIIRVAYTSKTMKIYEFVRKRQEEIDYILKENSNIVSQKDENDRFVLHWAALAGKEELCKYILQRFPEQRDAEDDTNATPLVLASVGGFLPTTVLMVKAGADINHRNRGGHSALQYACSKGRLDIANYLLNEGADVNIVDKIGDTPLHRATSLGHNHIVDTLLLHGANPNKANKEGNTPLHLACEENEQTCAILLLKRGANRTLLNAYEKTPLDLATRSLLNLIASEVDSRHAG; encoded by the exons atgatgatga GTCTATTTGTCATCTGTGATGGCAGTTGTCGTGATCGTGGAGGGGAAATACTTGAAGATAACCTGGTGTCCAACCTGGCACCCACGACGGGTGCTACGGTTTCTCCATTTGTGCGCGTTTATCAGGCGCAGGAGAAAAGAATGAGTG CATATCTGGGCAGTGCTGAAGCACAGTTAACTGAAGTGTTCAGTTCGAAAACGAACGCCGTGGATGCTCAAAGTGCGCAATTGAACGGAAAACTTCTTTTTGACCATCGTGCCTCTATAATACGTGTTGCCTACACCAgcaaaactatgaaaatttACGAGTTTGTACGTAAACGTCAGGAGGAGATAGACTACATACTGAAAGAAAACTCAAATATAGTTTCCCAGAAAGATGAG AACGACCGGTTTGTGTTGCACTGGGCAGCACTGGCTGGGAAGGAAGAGCTATGCAAATACATCCTTCAGCGCTTCCCGGAACAGCGGGATGCAGAGGATGACACCAATGCGACACCGCTGGTGTTGGCTTCCGTCGGCGGCTTCCTTCCAACTACGGTGCTGATGGTGAAGGCGGGTGCTGACATCAATCACCGCAACCGCGGTGGTCATTCGGCACTGCAGTACGCGTGCTCGAAGGGCAGACTCGACATCGCCAACTATTTACTGAATGAGGGTGCTGATGTCAATATTGTCGACAAGATCGGCGACACGCCATTGCACCGGGCAACGTCGCTTGGCCACAACCACATCGTGGACACACTGCTTCTGCACGGGGCCAATCCAAACAAAGCCAACAAAGAAGGCAACACACCGCTGCATTTGGCATGCGAAGAAAATGAGCAAACGTGTGCGATCTTGCTGTTGAAGCGTGGGGCAAATCGTACCCTTCTTAATGCGTACGAGAAAACTCCACTCGACCTAGCAACCCGGTCGCTTTTGAATTTGATCGCCAGTGAGGTAGATTCTCGCCATGCCGGCTGA
- the LOC131290958 gene encoding 26S proteasome non-ATPase regulatory subunit 10-like, translating into MTSKTMEIYEFVRKRQEEIDYILTENSNIISQKDENDRFVLHWAALAGKEELCKYILQRFPEQRDAEDDTNATPLVLASVGGFLPTTVLMVKAGADINHRNRGGHSALQYACSKGRLDIANYLLNEGADVNIVDKIGDTPLHRATSLGHNHIVDTLLLHGANPNKANKEGNTPLHLACEENEQTCAILLLKRGANRTLLNAYEKTPLDLATRSLLNLIASEVDSRHAG; encoded by the exons ATGACCAGCAAAACTATGGAAATTTATGAGTTTGTACGTAAACGTCAGGAGGAGATAGACTACATACTGACGGAAAACTCAAACATAATTTCCCAGAAAGATGAG AACGACCGGTTTGTGTTGCACTGGGCAGCACTGGCTGGGAAGGAAGAGCTATGCAAATACATCCTTCAGCGCTTCCCGGAACAGCGGGATGCAGAGGATGACACCAATGCGACACCGCTGGTGTTGGCTTCCGTCGGCGGCTTCCTTCCAACTACGGTGCTGATGGTGAAGGCGGGTGCTGACATCAATCACCGCAACCGCGGTGGTCATTCGGCACTGCAGTACGCGTGCTCGAAGGGCAGACTCGACATCGCCAACTATTTACTGAATGAGGGTGCTGATGTCAATATTGTCGACAAGATCGGCGACACGCCATTGCACCGGGCAACGTCGCTTGGCCACAACCACATCGTGGACACACTGCTTCTGCACGGGGCCAATCCAAACAAAGCCAACAAAGAAGGCAACACACCGCTGCATTTGGCATGCGAAGAAAATGAGCAAACGTGTGCGATCTTGCTGTTGAAGCGTGGGGCAAATCGTACCCTTCTTAATGCGTACGAGAAAACTCCACTCGACCTAGCAACCCGGTCGCTTTTGAATTTGATCGCCAGTGAGGTAGATTCTCGCCATGCCGGCTGA
- the LOC131290505 gene encoding transcription factor kayak isoform X2: MDANEFANFLARELLMEQFASFEGIGVHSGVPTRTTPTLTPTTLKNIEQTFIEATTDAPVNLPYQAGFVPPPYPMEEHSQDRDASQESLSSNSNVSWHVSGSHGYTGDDLDSKSSASMEHSPTLPSTGGSRGRRSAFAAGLSKAGGGSNSNSSSALGGSGTAGGAVAGGSGGTGRRNVGGRRPHKPSNLTPEEEEKRRIRRERNKQAAARCRRRREDHTNELVDETDQLEKRRQSLHQEIQALQQEKDDLEFLLESHREHCRLRARLSPMELKIKTEPEEDLPVHQQPNLQPQQQQQQQQHELQEQIVAAALPNEHHPISRGPIAKKLKLSNEHTDSLDTPTPTTLFAPAISGAGKAAGPGTTRTTGTDRPSRPDSLDVKAAQFPMLSIRNELAAAVGISTPSNGLFNFDSLMEGGTGLTPIAAPITFPPNRNPLELITPTSTEPSKLCSL; the protein is encoded by the exons ATGGATGCCAACGAATTTGCGAATTTTCTCGCCCGTGAGCTGCTGATGGAACAG TTTGCCTCGTTCGAGGGGATTGGCGTCCATAGCGGTGTACCGACACGGACAACCCCGACGCTGACACCGACCacgctgaagaacatcgaGCAGACCTTCATCGAGGCGACCACCGACGCACCGGTCAACCTGCCGTACCAGGCCGGATTCGTGCCACCGCCGTACCCGATGGAGGAGCACAGCCAGGACCGGGACGCGAGCCAGGAGTCGCTCAGCTCGAACTCGAACGTCTCGTGGCATGTGTCCGGCTCGCACGGCTACACCGGGGACGatctcgactcgaagtcgtcCGCCTCGATGGAGCATTCGCCGACGCTGCCATCGACTGGCGGTTCGCGTGGTCGCCGGTCCGCCTTTGCCGCGGGCCTCTCGAAAGCTGGCGGCGGATCGAACTCCAACTCGTCGTCCGCCTTGGGCGGATCGGGGACGGCCGGTGGGGCAGTGGCGGGTGGGTCCGGTGGAACGGGTCGGCGCAATGTCGGTGGGCGCCGTCCGCACAAACCATCCAACCTGAcgccggaggaggaggagaaacgACGCATACGGCGCGAGCGCAACAAGCAGGCCGCGGCGCGGTGCCGCCGGCGACGGGAGGATCACACCAACGAGCTGGTGGACGAAACGGACCAGCTCGAGAAGCGGCGCCAGTCGCTGCACCAGGAAATCCAGGCGCTCCAGCAGGAGAAGGACGACCTCGAGTTTCTGCTCGAGTCGCACCGGGAGCACTGCCGGCTGCGGGCCCGCCTCAGCCCGATGGAGCTCAAGATCAAGACCGAACCGGAGGAGGACCTACCTGTACACCAGCAGCCTAACTTGcaaccacagcagcagcagcagcagcagcagcacgagcTACAGGAGCAGATTGTTGCTGCAGCTCTACCAAACGAACATCACCCCATCTCCCGTGGCCCGATAGCAAAGAA aTTAAAGCTTTCGAACGAACATACCGATAGTTTGGATACGCCAACGCCAACCACTCTCTTCGCACCGGCGATCAGCGGCGCTGGCAAGGCGGCCGGCCCAGGAACCACCCGAACCACCGGCACCGACCGCCCGTCCCGGCCGGACAGTCTTGACGTGAAGGCGGCACAGTTCCCGATGCTCAGTATCCGCAACGAGCTGGCGGCGGCTGTCGGAATCTCCACCCCGTCGAACGGACTGTTCAACTTCGATAGTCTGATGGAGGGAGGCACCGGGCTGACGCCGATCGCCGCCCCCATCACCTTTCCACCGAACCGGAACCCGCTCGAGCTGATTACGCCGACCAGTACCGAACCGTCCAAGCTGTGCAGTCTGTAA
- the LOC131290505 gene encoding transcription factor kayak isoform X1 has product MKNRSKHMESAACDDNSPYDSDSNGSNASSDNSDTGSRSNTANNQSDLARPAEVPVPPAHAEGVVLALGGLGRSSYLKTLDLSINSGTLATSNVLLTRAFASFEGIGVHSGVPTRTTPTLTPTTLKNIEQTFIEATTDAPVNLPYQAGFVPPPYPMEEHSQDRDASQESLSSNSNVSWHVSGSHGYTGDDLDSKSSASMEHSPTLPSTGGSRGRRSAFAAGLSKAGGGSNSNSSSALGGSGTAGGAVAGGSGGTGRRNVGGRRPHKPSNLTPEEEEKRRIRRERNKQAAARCRRRREDHTNELVDETDQLEKRRQSLHQEIQALQQEKDDLEFLLESHREHCRLRARLSPMELKIKTEPEEDLPVHQQPNLQPQQQQQQQQHELQEQIVAAALPNEHHPISRGPIAKKLKLSNEHTDSLDTPTPTTLFAPAISGAGKAAGPGTTRTTGTDRPSRPDSLDVKAAQFPMLSIRNELAAAVGISTPSNGLFNFDSLMEGGTGLTPIAAPITFPPNRNPLELITPTSTEPSKLCSL; this is encoded by the exons ATGAAGAATCGCAGTAAACACATGGAGTCGGCTGCCTGCGACGACAACTCGCCGTATGACAGCGACAGCAATGGCAGCAACGCCAGCAGCGATAACAGCGACACCGGAAGCCGAAGCAACACAGCTAACAATCAGTCCGATTTAGCAAGGCCCGCGGAAGTGCCGGTACCGCCTGCTCATGCTGAGGGCGTCGTCCTTGCGCTGGGTGGCTTGGGACGCTCTTCCTATCTGAAAACGCTCGATCTGTCAATCAACAGTGGAACGCTGGCGACATCAAACGTGCTTCTAACACGTGCG TTTGCCTCGTTCGAGGGGATTGGCGTCCATAGCGGTGTACCGACACGGACAACCCCGACGCTGACACCGACCacgctgaagaacatcgaGCAGACCTTCATCGAGGCGACCACCGACGCACCGGTCAACCTGCCGTACCAGGCCGGATTCGTGCCACCGCCGTACCCGATGGAGGAGCACAGCCAGGACCGGGACGCGAGCCAGGAGTCGCTCAGCTCGAACTCGAACGTCTCGTGGCATGTGTCCGGCTCGCACGGCTACACCGGGGACGatctcgactcgaagtcgtcCGCCTCGATGGAGCATTCGCCGACGCTGCCATCGACTGGCGGTTCGCGTGGTCGCCGGTCCGCCTTTGCCGCGGGCCTCTCGAAAGCTGGCGGCGGATCGAACTCCAACTCGTCGTCCGCCTTGGGCGGATCGGGGACGGCCGGTGGGGCAGTGGCGGGTGGGTCCGGTGGAACGGGTCGGCGCAATGTCGGTGGGCGCCGTCCGCACAAACCATCCAACCTGAcgccggaggaggaggagaaacgACGCATACGGCGCGAGCGCAACAAGCAGGCCGCGGCGCGGTGCCGCCGGCGACGGGAGGATCACACCAACGAGCTGGTGGACGAAACGGACCAGCTCGAGAAGCGGCGCCAGTCGCTGCACCAGGAAATCCAGGCGCTCCAGCAGGAGAAGGACGACCTCGAGTTTCTGCTCGAGTCGCACCGGGAGCACTGCCGGCTGCGGGCCCGCCTCAGCCCGATGGAGCTCAAGATCAAGACCGAACCGGAGGAGGACCTACCTGTACACCAGCAGCCTAACTTGcaaccacagcagcagcagcagcagcagcagcacgagcTACAGGAGCAGATTGTTGCTGCAGCTCTACCAAACGAACATCACCCCATCTCCCGTGGCCCGATAGCAAAGAA aTTAAAGCTTTCGAACGAACATACCGATAGTTTGGATACGCCAACGCCAACCACTCTCTTCGCACCGGCGATCAGCGGCGCTGGCAAGGCGGCCGGCCCAGGAACCACCCGAACCACCGGCACCGACCGCCCGTCCCGGCCGGACAGTCTTGACGTGAAGGCGGCACAGTTCCCGATGCTCAGTATCCGCAACGAGCTGGCGGCGGCTGTCGGAATCTCCACCCCGTCGAACGGACTGTTCAACTTCGATAGTCTGATGGAGGGAGGCACCGGGCTGACGCCGATCGCCGCCCCCATCACCTTTCCACCGAACCGGAACCCGCTCGAGCTGATTACGCCGACCAGTACCGAACCGTCCAAGCTGTGCAGTCTGTAA